The proteins below come from a single Phocoena sinus isolate mPhoSin1 chromosome 2, mPhoSin1.pri, whole genome shotgun sequence genomic window:
- the MAPK6 gene encoding mitogen-activated protein kinase 6 isoform X2 — protein sequence MAEKFESLMNIHGFDLGSRYMDLKPLGCGGNGLVFSAVDNDCDKRVAIKKIVLTDPQSVKHALREIKIIRRLDHDNIVKVFEILGPSGSQLTDDVGSLTELNSVYIVQEYMETDLANVLEQGPLLEEHARLFMYQLLRGLKYIHSANVLHRDLKPANLFINTEDLVLKIGDFGLARIMDPHYSHKGHLSEGLVTKWYRSPRLLLSPNNYTKAIDMWAAGCIFAEMLTGKTLFAG from the exons ATGGCAGAGAAATTTGAAAGTCTCATGAACATTCATGGTTTTGATCTGGGCTCTAGGTATATGGACTTAAAACCATTGGGTTGTGGAGGCAATGGCTTGGTTTTTTCTGCTGTAGACAATGACTGTGACAAAAGAGTAGCCATCAAGAAAATTGTCCTTACTGATCCCCAGAGTGTTAAACATGCTCTGCGTGAAATCAAAATTATTAGAAGACTTGACCATGATAACATTGTGAAGGTGTTTGAAATTCTTGGTCCTAGTGGAAGCCAGTTAACAGATGATGTGGGCTCTCTTACTGAACTGAACAGTGTTTACATTGTTCAGGAGTACATGGAGACAGACTTAGCTAATGTGCTGGAGCAGGGCCCATTACTGGAAGAGCATGCCAGGCTTTTCATGTATCAGCTGCTACGTGGGCTCAAATATATTCACTCAGCAAACGTACTGCACAGAGATCTCAAACCAGCTAATCTTTTCATTAATACTGAAGACTTGGTGCTGAAGATAGGCGACTTCGGTCTTGCACGGATCATGGATCCTCATTATTCCCATAAG ggTCATCTTTCTGAAGGGTTGGTTACTAAATGGTACAGATCTCCACGTCTTTTACTTTCTCCTAATAATTATACGAAAGCGATTGACATGTGGGCTGCAGGCTGCATCTTTGCTGAAATGCTGACTGGTAAAACCCTCTTTGCaggttag
- the MAPK6 gene encoding mitogen-activated protein kinase 6 isoform X1: MAEKFESLMNIHGFDLGSRYMDLKPLGCGGNGLVFSAVDNDCDKRVAIKKIVLTDPQSVKHALREIKIIRRLDHDNIVKVFEILGPSGSQLTDDVGSLTELNSVYIVQEYMETDLANVLEQGPLLEEHARLFMYQLLRGLKYIHSANVLHRDLKPANLFINTEDLVLKIGDFGLARIMDPHYSHKGHLSEGLVTKWYRSPRLLLSPNNYTKAIDMWAAGCIFAEMLTGKTLFAGAHELEQMQLILESIPVIHEEDRQELLSVIPVYIRNDMTEPHKPLTQLLPGISREALDFLEQILTFSPMDRLTAEEALSHPYMSIYSFPMDEPISSHPFHIEDEVDDILLMDETHSHIYNWERYHDCQFSEHDWPIHNNFDIDEVQLDPRALSDVTDEEEVQVDPRKYLDGDREKYLEDPAFDTSYSTEPCWQYSDHHENKYCDLECSHTCNYKTRSSSYLDNLVWRESEVNHYYEPKLIIDLSNWKEQSKEKSDKKGKSKCERNGLVKAQIALEEASQQLAEKEREKNQGFDFDSFIAGTLQLSSQHEPTDVVDKLNDLNNSVSQLELKSLISKSVSREKQEKGMANLAQLEALYQSSWDSQFVGGGEDCFLINQFCCEVRKDEQIEKENTYTSYLDKFFSRKEDTEMLETEPVEDGKLGERGNEEGFLNNSGEFLFNKQLESIGIPQFHSPVGSPLKSIQATLTPSAMKSSPQIPHKTYSSILKHLN, encoded by the exons ATGGCAGAGAAATTTGAAAGTCTCATGAACATTCATGGTTTTGATCTGGGCTCTAGGTATATGGACTTAAAACCATTGGGTTGTGGAGGCAATGGCTTGGTTTTTTCTGCTGTAGACAATGACTGTGACAAAAGAGTAGCCATCAAGAAAATTGTCCTTACTGATCCCCAGAGTGTTAAACATGCTCTGCGTGAAATCAAAATTATTAGAAGACTTGACCATGATAACATTGTGAAGGTGTTTGAAATTCTTGGTCCTAGTGGAAGCCAGTTAACAGATGATGTGGGCTCTCTTACTGAACTGAACAGTGTTTACATTGTTCAGGAGTACATGGAGACAGACTTAGCTAATGTGCTGGAGCAGGGCCCATTACTGGAAGAGCATGCCAGGCTTTTCATGTATCAGCTGCTACGTGGGCTCAAATATATTCACTCAGCAAACGTACTGCACAGAGATCTCAAACCAGCTAATCTTTTCATTAATACTGAAGACTTGGTGCTGAAGATAGGCGACTTCGGTCTTGCACGGATCATGGATCCTCATTATTCCCATAAG ggTCATCTTTCTGAAGGGTTGGTTACTAAATGGTACAGATCTCCACGTCTTTTACTTTCTCCTAATAATTATACGAAAGCGATTGACATGTGGGCTGCAGGCTGCATCTTTGCTGAAATGCTGACTGGTAAAACCCTCTTTGCag GTGCACATGAACTTGAACAGATGCAGCTGATTTTAGAATCTATTCCTGTCATACATGAGGAAGATCGTCAGGAGCTTCTCAGCGTTATTCCAGTTTACATTAGAAATGACATGACTGAGCCACACAAACCTTTAACTCAGCTGCTTCCGGGAATTAGTCGAGAAG CACTGGATTTCCTGGAACAAATTTTGACATTCAGCCCCATGGATCGGTTGACAGCAGAAGAAGCGCTTTCCCATCCTTACATGAGCATTTACTCTTTTCCAATGGATGAGCCAATTTCAAGTCATCCTTTTCATATTGAAGATGAAGTTGATGACATTTTGCTTATGGATGAAACTCATAGTCACATTTATAACTGGGAAAG gtacCATGATTGTCAGTTTTCAGAGCATGATTGGCCTATACATAACAACTTTGATATTGATGAAGTTCAGCTTGACCCAAGAGCTCTGTCCGATGTCACTGATGAAGAAGAAGTACAAGTCGATCCTCGAAAATATTTGGATGGAGATCGTGAAAAGTATTTGGAGGATCCTGCTTTTGATACCAGTTACTCTACTGAGCCTTGTTGGCAATACTCAGATCATcatgaaaacaaatactgtgaTCTGGAGTGTAGCCATACTTGTAACTACAAAACGAGGTCATCATCATACTTAGATAACTTAGTTTGGAGAGAGAGTGAAGTTAATCATTACTATGAACCCAAGCTTATTATAGATCTTTCTAATTGGaaagaacaaagcaaagaaaaatctgaTAAGAAAGGCAAGTCAAAATGTGAAAGGAATGGATTGGTTAAAGCCCAGATAGCTCTAGAGGAAGCGTCACAGCAACTGgctgaaaaagaaagggaaaagaatcagggATTTGACTTTGATTCGTTTATTGCAGGAACTCTTCAACTTAGTTCACAACATGAGCCTACTGATGTTGTTGACAAATTAAATGACTTGAATAACTCAGTGTCCCAACTAGAATTGAAAAGTTTGATATCCAAGTCAGTAAGCCGAGAAAAACAGGAGAAAGGAATGGCCAATTTGGCTCAGTTAGAAGCCTTGTACCAGTCTTCTTGGGATAGCCAGtttgtgggaggtggggaggactGTTTTCTCATAAATCAGTTTTGTTGTGAGGTAAGGAAGGATGagcaaattgaaaaggaaaacacttaCACCAGTTACCTGGACAAGTTCTTTAGCAGGAAAGAGGATACTGAAATGCTAGAAACTGAGCCGGTAGAGGATGGGAAGCTtggggagagaggaaatgaggaaggaTTTCTGAACAACAGTGGGGAGTTCCTCTTTAACAAGCAGCTTGAATCCATAGGCATCCCACAGTTTCACAGTCCAGTTGGGTCACCACTTAAGTCAATACAGGCCACATTAACACCTTCTGCTATGAAATCTTCCCCTCAGATTCCTCATAAAACATACAGCAGCATTCTGAAACATCTGAACTAA